One segment of Marvinbryantia formatexigens DSM 14469 DNA contains the following:
- a CDS encoding MBOAT family O-acyltransferase — MVFSSILFMFRFLPLVLILYYVAPVRFRNIILFLFSLFFYAWGEPRYVFLMLCSITVDYCIGKKIDGCRQAGNPSAAKRWMLASVVYNLTVLGFFKYTDFLIGTVNAVLGTEIPLAGIPLPIGISFFTFQTMSYTIDVYRGVTQAQTSWLNYGTYVSMFPQLIAGPIVQYKTIARQLKERRETTDDFVAGITRFLAGVGKKVLLANNIGVLWDTISAMEASTLPAATAWLGAIAYTFQIYFDFSGYSDMAIGLGKMFGFHFLENFYYPYISRSITEFWRRWHISLSSWFREYVYIPLGGNRRGAAKQIRNIAVVWMLTGIWHGASWNFVLWGVYYGILLILEKFVFGKALKKLPGALQNVYTLFFVVIGWMIFAFDNLGAGTGYVRAMFGGGAGFADSNTIYLLYNYAVMLLVLILGSTELPKKAAAYILKKAGEQSWAATALHCVFYAGVFLLSVAYLVDASYNPFLYFRF; from the coding sequence ATGGTATTCAGCAGTATCTTATTTATGTTCCGGTTTCTGCCGCTGGTTCTGATTCTCTACTATGTGGCGCCGGTCAGATTCCGGAACATTATCCTGTTTCTTTTCAGCTTGTTTTTCTACGCGTGGGGCGAGCCGCGGTATGTATTTTTAATGCTGTGCTCCATCACGGTGGATTATTGCATCGGCAAAAAAATCGACGGCTGCAGGCAGGCGGGCAATCCGTCCGCGGCAAAGCGCTGGATGCTGGCATCGGTGGTTTATAATCTGACGGTGCTGGGCTTTTTTAAGTATACGGATTTTCTGATTGGAACCGTAAACGCCGTGCTTGGCACAGAGATTCCGCTGGCGGGCATACCGCTGCCCATCGGTATTTCCTTTTTCACCTTCCAGACGATGTCGTACACCATCGATGTGTACCGCGGCGTGACGCAGGCGCAGACGAGCTGGCTGAATTACGGCACCTACGTTTCCATGTTCCCGCAGCTCATTGCCGGGCCGATCGTGCAGTATAAGACGATTGCCAGACAGTTAAAGGAGCGGCGGGAGACGACGGACGATTTTGTTGCCGGAATCACGCGGTTTCTGGCGGGCGTCGGGAAAAAGGTGCTGCTTGCCAATAATATCGGCGTGCTCTGGGATACCATATCCGCGATGGAAGCCTCCACGCTTCCGGCGGCGACCGCATGGCTGGGAGCCATTGCATACACCTTCCAGATTTACTTTGACTTCTCCGGTTATTCGGATATGGCAATCGGGCTTGGAAAGATGTTCGGTTTCCATTTTCTGGAAAATTTCTATTATCCGTATATTTCGAGAAGCATTACGGAATTCTGGCGGCGGTGGCACATTTCCCTCAGCTCCTGGTTCCGCGAATATGTATATATTCCGCTTGGCGGAAACCGCAGAGGGGCGGCAAAGCAGATACGCAATATTGCGGTCGTCTGGATGCTCACCGGCATCTGGCACGGCGCAAGCTGGAATTTTGTGCTCTGGGGCGTGTATTACGGAATCCTGCTGATTCTGGAAAAATTTGTTTTCGGAAAGGCGCTGAAAAAACTGCCGGGAGCGCTGCAGAATGTTTATACGCTGTTTTTCGTGGTGATTGGCTGGATGATTTTTGCCTTCGATAATCTGGGGGCGGGAACGGGCTACGTAAGGGCGATGTTTGGCGGCGGCGCGGGCTTTGCCGACAGCAACACCATATACCTGCTGTATAATTATGCGGTGATGCTGCTGGTGCTGATACTTGGCTCTACGGAGCTGCCGAAGAAAGCGGCGGCGTACATTCTGAAAAAAGCGGGAGAGCAGTCCTGGGCGGCGACGGCGCTGCACTGCGTATTTTATGCGGGGGTATTCCTGCTTTCCGTGGCGTACCTGGTGGATGCGAGCTACAATCCGTTTTTATACTTCCGGTTCTGA
- a CDS encoding DHHW family protein, which translates to MTKRQNWILISFFLLLVFGFTIGSLLKPDTAFSEEENRELAQMPRITPEAVLSGEFSRDYETYLTDQFVFRNQWIGAKTLAERAIGKQEVNDIYFAKDDYLIEKHSNTFDTETAQRNITYLASFLESQAERLGGEHVKAMIVPNAVDTLKDKLPPFADSTQEDTYLRKIEEALPDGSFVNLQPVLGAHKEEYIYYRTDHHWTTLGAWYAYEAWCRAAGIPYTPQEDYRRETLSTEFYGTVAAKVNISVPADTIEAWYPLKEVSYTVRQNHGDETRDTLYEESYLQVRDKYAVFFGGNQPLTEITTANTTGRKLLVIKDSYANCFVPFAVQDFDAISMVDMRYFNEHLSTYIEENEFTDVLVLYNAAGFAEDTSLAKLLL; encoded by the coding sequence ATGACGAAACGACAAAACTGGATTCTGATTTCTTTTTTCCTGCTGCTGGTGTTCGGCTTTACCATCGGAAGTCTGTTAAAGCCCGATACGGCGTTTTCTGAGGAGGAGAACCGCGAGCTGGCGCAGATGCCGCGGATTACGCCGGAGGCTGTGCTCAGCGGGGAATTTTCCAGGGACTATGAGACGTATCTGACCGACCAGTTTGTATTCCGCAACCAGTGGATCGGCGCAAAGACGCTGGCAGAGCGGGCAATCGGCAAGCAGGAGGTAAACGATATTTATTTCGCGAAGGACGATTATCTGATCGAGAAGCACAGCAACACCTTCGATACGGAGACGGCGCAGAGAAATATTACTTATCTGGCATCGTTTCTGGAAAGCCAGGCAGAGCGGCTGGGCGGGGAGCATGTGAAGGCGATGATTGTGCCGAATGCGGTTGATACCCTGAAGGACAAGCTGCCGCCGTTTGCGGACAGTACGCAGGAGGATACTTACCTTCGGAAAATAGAAGAAGCGCTTCCGGATGGCAGCTTTGTGAATCTGCAGCCGGTGCTCGGCGCGCATAAGGAGGAATACATTTACTACCGGACAGACCATCACTGGACGACGCTGGGCGCCTGGTACGCCTACGAAGCGTGGTGCCGGGCGGCAGGCATACCGTATACGCCGCAGGAGGACTACCGGCGGGAAACGCTTTCGACGGAATTTTACGGGACGGTGGCGGCGAAGGTCAATATTTCGGTGCCGGCGGATACCATTGAGGCGTGGTACCCTCTGAAGGAGGTTTCCTATACTGTGCGCCAGAACCACGGGGATGAGACGCGGGATACGCTCTACGAGGAAAGCTATCTGCAGGTGCGGGATAAATACGCTGTGTTCTTCGGCGGCAACCAGCCGCTCACAGAGATAACCACGGCAAATACTACCGGAAGAAAGCTGCTGGTTATCAAGGATTCCTATGCAAACTGCTTTGTGCCGTTTGCCGTGCAGGACTTTGACGCAATTTCGATGGTGGATATGCGCTATTTCAACGAGCATCTGAGCACCTACATTGAGGAAAATGAATTTACCGATGTGCTGGTACTGTATAATGCCGCCGGATTTGCGGAGGATACCTCGCTTGCGAAGCTGTTGTTATGA
- a CDS encoding DUF4358 domain-containing protein, which translates to MKKRIMLCLTALVLVFALTACGQKSSEVTVDINQLATSLQESITSEMAEVSSDIFASTYFMDMDKIDESIAYLNSGAYAGEIAIVKCKSSDYVSEAEQLFQTRAENQAALFSDYNAEEAAKLDSAIVKSAGNYVVFCVPDDTAKAEEVLKEAGF; encoded by the coding sequence ATGAAAAAAAGAATCATGCTTTGTCTGACCGCGCTGGTACTGGTCTTCGCACTGACCGCCTGCGGACAGAAATCTTCTGAGGTGACGGTGGATATCAACCAGCTTGCCACCAGTCTGCAGGAATCCATCACCAGCGAGATGGCGGAGGTTTCCTCTGATATTTTCGCTTCCACCTATTTCATGGATATGGACAAGATCGACGAGAGCATCGCCTACTTAAATTCCGGGGCGTATGCCGGTGAAATCGCCATTGTAAAATGCAAGAGCAGCGATTACGTGTCCGAGGCAGAACAGCTTTTTCAGACACGCGCAGAAAACCAGGCGGCGCTGTTTTCCGATTATAATGCGGAGGAAGCGGCAAAGCTGGATTCGGCAATCGTTAAATCCGCCGGAAATTACGTAGTCTTCTGTGTGCCGGATGATACGGCAAAGGCTGAGGAAGTATTAAAAGAAGCAGGGTTTTAA
- the hydG gene encoding [FeFe] hydrogenase H-cluster radical SAM maturase HydG, with product MYNPKSMVAEEFISHEEILETLEYAEKHKTDEALIQQIIDRAKERKGLSHREAMVLLDCELEEKNQQIYALAEQIKKDFYGNRIVMFAPLYLSNYCINGCVYCPYHLKNKHIARKKLTQEEIRREVIALQDMGHKRLALETGEDPVNNPIEYVLESIKTIYSIKHKNGAIRRVNVNIAATTVENYRKLKEAGIGTYILFQETYHKESYEKLHPTGPKHNYAYHTEAMDRAMEGGIDDVGIGVLFGLELYRYEFVGLLMHAEHLEAVHGVGPHTISVPRVRRADDIDPDSFDNGIDDDTFAKLVACIRIAVPYTGMIISTRESQQCRERVLHLGVSQISGGSRTSVGGYDTPEPEEENSAQFDVSDNRSLDEVVNWLMRLGYIPSFCTACYREGRTGDRFMSLCKSGQIQNCCHPNALMTLKEYLIDYASEDTRRIGERLIAEEIEKVPREKIREIARRNLAEIEQGERDFRF from the coding sequence ATGTATAATCCAAAATCAATGGTGGCGGAGGAATTTATCAGCCACGAGGAAATTTTAGAGACACTGGAGTATGCCGAAAAGCATAAAACAGATGAAGCGCTGATCCAGCAGATTATCGACAGGGCGAAGGAGCGAAAAGGTCTGTCCCACCGGGAGGCGATGGTGCTGCTTGACTGTGAGCTGGAGGAGAAGAATCAGCAGATCTATGCGCTTGCCGAGCAGATTAAAAAGGATTTTTACGGCAACCGTATCGTGATGTTTGCGCCGCTGTATCTTTCCAATTACTGCATCAACGGCTGCGTGTACTGTCCATATCATCTGAAAAACAAACACATTGCGCGCAAAAAGCTGACGCAGGAGGAAATCCGCAGGGAGGTCATTGCGCTGCAGGATATGGGACACAAGCGTCTGGCGCTGGAGACCGGCGAGGACCCGGTAAATAACCCGATTGAGTACGTGCTGGAGAGCATTAAAACGATTTACAGCATTAAGCACAAAAACGGGGCTATCCGCCGCGTAAACGTCAATATCGCGGCGACGACGGTGGAAAATTACCGCAAGCTGAAGGAAGCCGGCATCGGAACATATATCCTGTTCCAGGAGACCTATCATAAGGAGAGCTATGAGAAGCTTCATCCGACGGGACCGAAGCATAATTACGCATATCACACCGAGGCGATGGACCGCGCGATGGAGGGCGGCATCGACGATGTTGGTATCGGCGTGCTGTTCGGGCTGGAGCTGTACCGCTATGAGTTTGTCGGACTTCTGATGCATGCCGAGCATCTGGAGGCGGTACACGGCGTTGGACCGCACACGATCAGCGTGCCGCGTGTCCGTCGTGCGGATGATATCGACCCGGATTCCTTTGACAATGGCATTGATGATGATACCTTTGCAAAGCTGGTGGCATGTATCCGTATCGCTGTGCCGTACACGGGCATGATCATTTCCACACGTGAGAGCCAGCAGTGCCGTGAGCGCGTGCTGCATCTGGGCGTTTCGCAGATCAGCGGCGGTTCCCGCACCAGCGTGGGCGGCTACGATACGCCGGAGCCGGAGGAGGAAAACTCGGCACAGTTTGATGTCAGCGACAACCGCTCTCTGGATGAGGTGGTAAACTGGCTGATGCGGCTGGGTTACATTCCGAGCTTCTGCACGGCATGCTACCGCGAAGGCAGGACGGGAGACCGTTTTATGAGTCTGTGCAAGAGCGGGCAGATTCAGAACTGCTGTCATCCGAATGCGCTGATGACCTTAAAGGAGTATCTGATAGATTATGCGTCGGAGGATACGAGACGCATCGGCGAGCGGCTGATCGCGGAGGAGATTGAAAAGGTACCGCGGGAGAAAATCCGCGAAATCGCCAGACGCAATCTGGCGGAGATTGAGCAGGGAGAGCGCGATTTCCGTTTCTGA
- a CDS encoding GDSL-type esterase/lipase family protein, producing MEQKKKRPTRQQRRSGLIINVLTLIVLVLVVFEGKSLISLFSHENIQERIRREEQEVFSSANLLETEAPETDGDAKTSEAGSQASSETDVEAQSESETEVSAASLGRENGIPDGGDAYMDIVVPEQAVAVEDSYFEDAVFIGDSRMEGFRNFSGITKGSFVTAVGMELENFYTDAQIATSQGNMLVMDALKNINFSKIYMMLGTNELGAYNMDDVKESYRKVLSDIKTRSSSSDPVVYVYSVIYVDESLVTTGDYVNNANVDAINLKIMELCQEEGYHYINLNEILSDGTHSLISGASPDGIHLDQEYCGKWLDYTKTHYIPTV from the coding sequence ATGGAACAAAAGAAAAAAAGACCCACACGGCAGCAGCGCCGCAGTGGTCTTATTATAAATGTCTTAACGCTAATCGTTCTCGTCCTGGTCGTCTTTGAGGGGAAAAGTCTGATTAGCTTATTTTCGCATGAAAATATCCAGGAAAGAATCCGGCGGGAGGAACAGGAAGTCTTTTCCAGCGCAAATCTTCTGGAAACCGAAGCGCCGGAGACGGACGGAGACGCAAAAACGTCTGAGGCCGGTTCGCAGGCTTCATCCGAAACTGACGTGGAAGCGCAGTCCGAAAGCGAAACGGAGGTCTCCGCCGCCAGTCTCGGTCGTGAGAACGGTATTCCGGACGGCGGCGACGCATATATGGATATTGTGGTGCCGGAGCAGGCAGTCGCAGTGGAGGATTCTTATTTTGAAGATGCCGTATTTATCGGAGACTCCCGCATGGAGGGTTTCCGCAACTTTTCCGGCATCACCAAAGGCAGCTTTGTGACGGCGGTCGGTATGGAGCTGGAGAATTTTTACACGGACGCACAGATTGCGACATCACAGGGAAATATGCTCGTCATGGACGCGCTGAAAAATATTAATTTTTCAAAAATCTACATGATGCTGGGTACCAATGAGCTGGGCGCATATAATATGGACGACGTAAAGGAATCCTACCGCAAAGTGCTGTCGGATATCAAAACACGTTCTTCCTCCTCCGACCCGGTCGTTTATGTATATTCTGTCATCTATGTGGACGAATCTCTGGTGACCACCGGGGATTACGTAAACAATGCGAATGTGGACGCCATCAATCTGAAGATTATGGAGCTGTGCCAGGAGGAGGGCTATCATTACATAAACTTAAATGAGATACTCTCGGACGGCACGCACTCTCTCATTTCCGGCGCTTCCCCGGACGGTATTCATCTGGACCAGGAATACTGCGGCAAGTGGCTGGATTATACAAAAACACATTATATCCCGACGGTATAA
- a CDS encoding dihydrofolate reductase: MNLIVAVDKNWAIGKDNKLLVSIPADMKFFRQTTTGKVVVMGRKTLESFPNGLPLKNRTNIVLTGNKNYRVQDAIIVHSLEELKSELKKYNSEDIYVIGGDSVYRQLLPYCSLAHVTRINHAYEADTWFPNLDELEGWQIAGDSDEQTYFDLEYGFMLYQNRNPQKL; the protein is encoded by the coding sequence ATGAATCTGATTGTAGCGGTTGATAAAAACTGGGCGATTGGCAAGGATAACAAGCTTCTGGTGAGCATTCCGGCGGATATGAAATTTTTCCGCCAGACAACGACCGGGAAGGTCGTGGTGATGGGCAGAAAGACGCTGGAGAGCTTTCCGAACGGGCTTCCGCTGAAAAACCGCACCAATATCGTGCTGACTGGAAATAAAAATTACAGGGTGCAGGACGCGATTATCGTGCACAGTCTGGAGGAGCTGAAGAGCGAGCTGAAAAAATATAACAGTGAGGATATTTATGTGATCGGGGGCGACAGCGTCTACCGGCAGCTTCTCCCGTACTGCAGTCTTGCACATGTTACGCGGATAAATCACGCATACGAAGCGGATACCTGGTTCCCCAATCTGGATGAGCTTGAGGGATGGCAGATTGCCGGGGACAGCGACGAGCAGACATATTTTGACCTGGAATACGGATTTATGCTTTATCAGAATCGTAACCCCCAAAAACTCTGA
- the thyA gene encoding thymidylate synthase — protein sequence MSYADRLFKETCRDILENGTDTRGEKVRPRWEDTGEFAYTIKKFGVVNRYDLRREFPALTLRRIALKSAMDEILWIYQKKSNNIHDLNSHIWDQWADESGSIGTCYGDVIRRKFLYKGEETDQMDYVLRQLRENPYSRRIMTNMYQYEYLHSGALDPCCYSMTYNVTKTEEGLVLNAVLNQRSQDMLAANGWNVAQYAILLMMVAQVNHMIPGELVHIIADAHIYDRHVPVIRELLTREEHPAPKVWLNPEVTDFYAFTTADLHVEDYETGEQIKNIPIAV from the coding sequence ATGAGCTATGCTGACAGATTATTTAAGGAGACCTGCCGGGACATCCTGGAAAACGGCACGGACACCAGAGGAGAGAAGGTGCGTCCGCGCTGGGAGGATACCGGGGAATTTGCGTATACGATTAAGAAATTCGGCGTCGTAAACCGCTACGATCTGCGCAGGGAATTTCCGGCGCTCACGCTGCGGCGGATAGCGCTGAAAAGCGCGATGGATGAAATTTTATGGATCTATCAGAAAAAATCGAATAATATCCATGATTTAAACAGCCACATCTGGGACCAGTGGGCGGATGAAAGCGGCAGCATCGGAACCTGTTATGGAGACGTCATCCGGCGGAAGTTCCTATATAAAGGAGAAGAGACGGACCAGATGGACTACGTGCTCAGACAGCTCAGGGAAAATCCCTACAGCCGGCGGATCATGACAAATATGTATCAGTATGAATACCTGCATTCCGGCGCGCTGGACCCGTGCTGCTACAGTATGACGTATAATGTCACAAAGACGGAGGAGGGGCTGGTGCTAAATGCCGTTTTAAATCAGCGCAGCCAGGATATGCTTGCCGCCAACGGCTGGAATGTCGCGCAGTATGCCATTCTGCTGATGATGGTGGCGCAGGTGAATCACATGATTCCGGGCGAGCTGGTGCACATTATCGCGGACGCGCATATTTACGACCGTCATGTGCCGGTAATCCGGGAGCTGCTGACGCGGGAGGAGCATCCGGCGCCGAAGGTGTGGCTGAATCCGGAGGTGACGGACTTTTATGCATTTACAACAGCGGATCTGCATGTGGAAGACTATGAGACAGGAGAGCAGATTAAAAATATACCGATAGCGGTTTAA
- a CDS encoding Sapep family Mn(2+)-dependent dipeptidase, with product MQKQIEAFIDSHKEEMLEDLKTLVRINSVRGEEKPGKPYGDGPAEVLAAAQKMMAGYGFAVKNYDNYVVTGDFNDREKQLDILAHLDVVPVTEDWTVTQPFEPVVIDGKIYGRGTADDKGPAIAALYAMRAIRECGVPLSRNVRLILGSDEECGSSDLDHYYGIEQEAPMSFTPDADFPVINIEKGRLAKSFTASFAHDGEEGGRVLAFHGGDKVNVVPANAWALVTGVPLETVQTAVAGDESGVRFTVSEEESGIRITAKGLAGHASTPEVGRNAICALLALLAELPLVDNAQNNALKAVSELFPFGDLCGTALGVEMEDEISGKITVNLGVLDFDGTSLKGIFDSRVPICGNDSNVTAVIAAKMQEKGLSLEEGPMTPPHHVPAESAFVQTLLASYEKYSGKKGEARAIGGGTYVHDLERGVAFGCMSDDVDNHMHGDDEFMLVDVLVMSAKIFADVICKLCS from the coding sequence ATGCAGAAACAGATTGAGGCATTTATCGACAGCCACAAAGAGGAAATGCTGGAGGATTTAAAAACGCTGGTGCGCATCAACAGTGTCCGCGGGGAGGAAAAGCCCGGCAAGCCTTACGGCGACGGTCCGGCGGAGGTGCTCGCGGCTGCGCAGAAAATGATGGCGGGCTACGGCTTTGCCGTGAAAAACTATGATAACTATGTGGTAACGGGCGATTTTAACGACCGTGAAAAACAGCTTGACATTCTTGCGCATCTGGATGTGGTGCCAGTGACGGAGGACTGGACGGTCACACAGCCGTTTGAGCCAGTCGTCATCGATGGGAAAATTTACGGGCGCGGCACGGCGGACGATAAGGGACCGGCAATCGCGGCGCTGTACGCAATGCGCGCTATCCGTGAGTGCGGTGTGCCGCTTTCCAGGAATGTGCGGCTGATTCTCGGCTCCGACGAGGAGTGCGGCTCCAGCGACCTGGATCATTATTACGGCATCGAGCAGGAGGCGCCGATGAGCTTTACGCCGGATGCGGATTTCCCGGTCATCAATATCGAAAAGGGACGTCTGGCGAAATCCTTTACGGCATCGTTTGCGCATGATGGAGAAGAGGGCGGCAGAGTGCTCGCATTTCATGGCGGCGACAAGGTAAATGTCGTTCCGGCGAATGCCTGGGCGCTTGTGACGGGTGTTCCGCTGGAGACGGTGCAGACGGCTGTCGCCGGGGATGAAAGCGGCGTGCGCTTTACCGTCAGTGAAGAGGAGAGCGGTATCCGGATCACGGCAAAAGGACTTGCCGGCCATGCCTCCACCCCGGAGGTCGGAAGAAATGCCATCTGTGCGCTGCTGGCGCTTCTTGCGGAACTTCCGCTTGTCGATAACGCGCAGAACAATGCATTAAAGGCAGTTTCAGAGTTGTTCCCGTTCGGCGATCTTTGCGGCACGGCTCTCGGCGTTGAGATGGAGGATGAAATTTCCGGAAAAATCACAGTGAACCTCGGCGTGCTGGACTTTGACGGCACATCCCTTAAAGGAATCTTCGACAGCCGTGTGCCAATCTGCGGGAACGACAGCAATGTGACGGCGGTGATTGCTGCAAAGATGCAGGAAAAAGGGCTGTCCCTGGAAGAGGGACCAATGACGCCGCCGCATCACGTACCGGCGGAGAGCGCGTTCGTGCAGACGCTGCTGGCAAGCTATGAAAAATACAGTGGCAAAAAAGGGGAGGCGCGCGCCATCGGCGGCGGCACCTACGTGCACGACCTGGAGCGCGGCGTCGCGTTCGGATGCATGAGCGACGACGTCGACAACCACATGCACGGCGACGATGAATTTATGCTGGTGGATGTGCTGGTGATGAGCGCAAAGATTTTTGCGGATGTGATCTGTAAGCTGTGCAGCTAA